The Lodderomyces beijingensis strain CBS 14171 genome assembly, chromosome: 4 genome has a window encoding:
- a CDS encoding mitochondrial 54S ribosomal protein bL12m, with amino-acid sequence MSMLVIRTAVNLAKRSSPLTRTAASFVSTTRLNSTTQTSTAAEVSPKIAQIVEQISTLTLLETSTLVTELKTKLNISDIAMPVAGAGAGPAASAAPVEEEEAKEPVEEKTIFSIKLESFDAKSKPKIIKEVKGLLGLSLVESKKFVESAPKVLKENVTKDDAEKIKATLEGLGAKVSLE; translated from the coding sequence ATGTCAATGCTAGTGATTCGCACCGCAGTGAATCTCGCCAAGAGATCATCGCCCCttacaagaacagcagcaTCCTTCGTATCCACAACGAGACTCAATTCCACCACCCAGACCTCAACCGCCGCTGAAGTATCTCCCAAAATCGCCCAGATAGTAGAGCAAATCTCCACCTTGACCCTCCTCGAAACGTCAACGTTAGTAACggagttgaaaaccaagttgaacatATCAGACATCGCCATGCCCGTCGCCGGAGCTGGCGCAGGCCCCGCTGCCTCGGCTGCACCagtggaggaagaagaagccaaaGAGCCAGTGGAGGAGAAAACCATATTCAGCATCAAATTAGAGAGTTTTGACGCTAAATCGAAGCCCAAGATCATTAAGGAAGTTAAAGGTTTGCTCGGGTTGAGTTTGGTTGAAAGTAAAAAGTTTGTTGAGAGCGCCCCCAAGGTCTTGAAGGAGAATGTTACGAAGGATGACGCTGAGAAGATCAAGGCTACTTTGGAGGGTTTGGGCGCAAAAGTTAGTTTAGAGTAG